One Halobacterium sp. DL1 DNA window includes the following coding sequences:
- a CDS encoding oxidoreductase, giving the protein MLEPDLEGHTALVTGSSGGLGSALVRSLAACGASVAVHYHSSADAASETADAARDAGAPESTTVQGDVTDPDGVDGLFADAKDEVGTVDVLVNNVGDFAPAHWADLSVEEWNRVLQTNLTGTYLCSRRALDGMRDQQWGRIVNIGYASAEKGLVSPKNFPYFVAKQGVLMFTRMLAADTKDDGVTVNAVSPYVMENSDEFPEDAPRGRWASFEDVAQAVRFFCDEDSAYISGENIEVDGGWLPEDV; this is encoded by the coding sequence ATGCTCGAACCCGACCTCGAGGGCCACACCGCGCTCGTCACCGGGAGTTCCGGTGGACTCGGCAGCGCGCTCGTCCGCTCGCTCGCCGCCTGCGGGGCCAGCGTCGCCGTCCACTACCACTCCAGCGCCGACGCCGCCAGCGAGACGGCCGACGCGGCGCGTGACGCGGGCGCTCCCGAGTCCACCACCGTCCAGGGCGACGTCACGGACCCCGACGGCGTGGACGGTCTGTTCGCGGACGCCAAGGACGAAGTCGGCACAGTGGACGTGCTCGTGAACAACGTCGGCGACTTCGCGCCCGCCCACTGGGCCGACTTGAGCGTCGAGGAGTGGAACCGCGTGCTCCAGACGAACCTCACGGGCACCTACCTCTGCTCGAGGCGCGCGCTCGACGGCATGCGCGACCAGCAGTGGGGCCGCATCGTCAACATCGGCTACGCGTCCGCGGAGAAGGGGCTAGTCTCCCCGAAGAACTTCCCGTACTTCGTCGCCAAGCAGGGCGTCCTGATGTTCACCCGGATGCTCGCCGCCGACACCAAGGACGACGGCGTCACCGTCAACGCCGTCTCACCCTACGTCATGGAGAACTCCGACGAGTTCCCGGAGGACGCGCCCCGCGGCCGCTGGGCGTCCTTCGAGGACGTCGCGCAGGCCGTCCGGTTCTTCTGCGACGAGGATTCGGCGTACATCTCGGGGGAGAACATCGAGGTGGACGGCGGGTGGCTGCCGGAGGACGTCTGA
- a CDS encoding glycine cleavage system protein T, producing MTVVRESHEAHGATFRDVGGTAVPEEYGRPERTHRAVRNVVGVTEHAFDVLVVTGEDRHAFVDDTVTNRVPTDDGEGCYALLLDPQGRIRVDCYVFATGDSLLLFLPVGEGADVAEEWSDRTFVQDVEVRLATDDFGTFGVHGPKATEKVASVLHHGSPPEERLRFVRGEMEAGVTVVRDDDLAGEEGYLVVCDADGARDVFETLLVRGLNATPFGRRTWETLTLEAGTPLFETELHDRVPNVLGLRNAVDFEKGCFVGQEIVSKVENRGRPSSRLVGLEPDALPDAGANVHADGSSVGEVTRAAVSPMRDEPLALAVVDYDVSGDLTVDTDDGTVDATLADLPFVEGGQRSARLPSYDD from the coding sequence ATGACTGTCGTCAGGGAGAGCCACGAGGCCCACGGCGCGACGTTCCGTGACGTGGGGGGCACGGCGGTCCCCGAGGAGTACGGGCGTCCCGAGCGCACGCACCGCGCGGTGCGCAACGTCGTCGGCGTCACCGAACACGCCTTCGACGTGCTCGTCGTCACCGGCGAGGACCGCCACGCGTTCGTCGACGACACGGTCACCAACCGCGTACCGACGGACGACGGCGAGGGCTGCTACGCGCTGCTCCTCGACCCCCAGGGCCGCATCCGCGTCGACTGCTACGTCTTTGCCACGGGCGACAGCCTCCTGCTGTTCCTCCCCGTCGGCGAGGGCGCGGACGTCGCCGAGGAGTGGAGCGACCGGACGTTCGTCCAGGACGTCGAGGTGCGCCTCGCGACCGACGACTTCGGCACGTTCGGCGTCCACGGTCCGAAGGCGACCGAGAAGGTGGCGAGCGTGCTCCACCACGGGAGCCCACCGGAGGAACGACTCCGGTTCGTCCGCGGCGAGATGGAGGCCGGGGTCACCGTCGTCCGCGACGACGACCTGGCGGGCGAGGAGGGATACCTCGTCGTCTGCGACGCCGACGGCGCCAGGGACGTCTTCGAGACGCTGCTCGTCCGGGGGTTGAACGCCACGCCGTTCGGCCGGCGCACCTGGGAGACGCTCACCCTGGAGGCCGGCACGCCGCTGTTCGAGACCGAACTCCACGACCGGGTGCCAAACGTGCTCGGCCTCCGCAACGCCGTCGACTTCGAGAAGGGCTGTTTCGTCGGTCAGGAGATCGTCTCGAAGGTGGAAAACCGCGGCCGCCCGAGTTCCCGGCTGGTCGGCCTGGAACCCGACGCGCTCCCCGACGCGGGCGCGAACGTCCACGCGGACGGGAGCAGCGTCGGCGAGGTGACGCGGGCCGCGGTCAGCCCGATGCGCGACGAACCCCTCGCGCTCGCCGTCGTCGACTACGACGTGAGCGGCGACCTGACCGTGGACACCGACGACGGCACGGTGGACGCGACGCTCGCCGACCTGCCGTTCGTCGAGGGCGGGCAGCGCTCCGCTCGCCTGCCGTCGTACGACGACTGA
- a CDS encoding RNA-binding protein: protein MNVSSRHHLRSDEIKAIADALREGLDVELDADSFELVELTDEPFDVVLVDGEPLVWYPEGEPFVTVRGANATTPRTGVVTVDAGAISFVSDGADVMRPGITEADDDIEEGDLVVIQEESHGKALAIGRALTSGDEMVGSSGKVVESLHHVGDELYEFSV from the coding sequence ATGAACGTGTCCTCTCGGCACCACCTGCGGAGCGACGAGATCAAGGCCATCGCGGACGCCCTCCGGGAGGGGCTGGACGTGGAACTCGACGCGGACTCCTTCGAACTCGTCGAACTGACCGACGAACCGTTCGACGTCGTGCTCGTCGACGGCGAGCCCCTGGTCTGGTACCCCGAAGGCGAACCGTTCGTCACCGTGCGCGGCGCGAACGCGACCACCCCGCGGACCGGTGTCGTCACCGTCGACGCGGGCGCCATCTCGTTCGTGAGCGACGGCGCGGACGTGATGCGCCCTGGCATCACCGAGGCCGACGACGACATCGAGGAAGGCGACCTCGTCGTCATCCAGGAGGAGTCCCACGGGAAGGCGCTGGCCATCGGGCGCGCGCTCACGAGCGGCGACGAGATGGTCGGGTCGTCGGGGAAGGTCGTCGAGAGCCTCCACCACGTCGGCGACGAACTGTACGAGTTCTCCGTCTGA
- a CDS encoding YbaK/prolyl-tRNA synthetase associated region, giving the protein MHERAEEFAERASEEHDLDVDVHEFDEGTKTAADAADAIGCDVAQIASSIVVVADDDPVVVVTSGANRVDFGKVAVYQDASDARMAEADEVKEATGWSIGGVPPICHENGVPVLLDDTLLAHDEVWAAAGTPTAVWPIEPERLRELSGAEPADVAE; this is encoded by the coding sequence ATGCACGAGCGAGCCGAGGAGTTCGCCGAGCGGGCCAGCGAGGAGCACGACCTCGACGTGGACGTCCACGAGTTCGACGAGGGGACCAAGACCGCCGCCGACGCCGCCGACGCCATCGGCTGCGACGTCGCGCAGATCGCCTCCAGCATCGTCGTGGTGGCCGACGACGACCCCGTGGTCGTCGTGACGAGCGGCGCGAACCGCGTGGACTTCGGGAAGGTCGCTGTGTACCAGGACGCCAGCGACGCGCGGATGGCGGAGGCCGACGAGGTGAAGGAGGCGACCGGCTGGAGCATCGGCGGCGTGCCGCCCATCTGCCACGAGAACGGCGTCCCCGTCCTGCTCGACGACACGCTGCTCGCCCACGACGAGGTGTGGGCGGCCGCGGGGACGCCGACCGCGGTGTGGCCCATCGAACCGGAGCGACTGCGGGAGCTCTCGGGCGCGGAGCCGGCGGACGTCGCGGAGTAG
- a CDS encoding alpha/beta hydrolase, with translation MDEADLHPQAEAALERRRKLGLSSLRDVGVRRLRWLGRLMNWWQNRNPPAVGRTVERSIPGPDGDLPIRIYRPHGDGPFPTVVFFHGGGYVLGSLESHDLLCRHLARESGAVVVAVDYRLAPEHPFPAAVEDAYAAVEWAAANPDALASDGNLAVVGDSAGGALAAVAALMAAEKNGPDIDHQALLYPGVGIERDQQSVREHAGRVLSEDDLEWFRECYFGSEVHERNPYADPTNACDLSGVPPATVVTAGFDPLRDGGVAYAEQLEADGVPVRHVEYDDMIHGFATMLSSPDLDRAHEAIADVAGDLRRTFGTA, from the coding sequence ATGGACGAGGCCGACCTCCACCCGCAGGCCGAGGCGGCGCTGGAACGCCGCCGGAAACTCGGACTTTCGTCGCTCCGGGACGTCGGCGTCCGGCGACTCCGCTGGCTGGGTCGCCTGATGAACTGGTGGCAGAACCGCAACCCGCCCGCGGTCGGGCGGACCGTCGAACGGTCGATTCCCGGACCCGACGGCGACCTTCCCATCCGAATCTACCGGCCGCACGGCGACGGGCCGTTTCCCACGGTCGTCTTCTTCCACGGCGGCGGCTACGTGCTCGGGAGCCTGGAGAGCCACGACCTGCTCTGCCGGCACCTAGCCCGGGAGTCCGGCGCCGTCGTGGTGGCCGTGGACTACCGACTCGCGCCCGAACACCCGTTCCCGGCGGCCGTCGAGGACGCCTACGCCGCCGTCGAGTGGGCGGCCGCCAACCCCGACGCGCTCGCATCGGACGGCAACCTCGCCGTGGTCGGAGACAGCGCGGGCGGCGCCCTCGCGGCCGTCGCGGCGCTGATGGCCGCCGAGAAAAACGGGCCCGACATCGACCACCAGGCGCTGCTTTACCCGGGCGTCGGCATCGAGCGGGACCAGCAGTCGGTCCGGGAGCACGCCGGCCGGGTCCTCTCAGAGGACGACCTTGAGTGGTTCCGGGAGTGCTACTTCGGGAGCGAGGTCCACGAGCGAAACCCGTACGCCGACCCGACCAACGCCTGCGACCTCTCCGGCGTTCCGCCTGCGACCGTCGTCACGGCGGGCTTCGACCCGCTGCGGGACGGCGGCGTGGCGTACGCCGAGCAACTCGAAGCGGACGGCGTCCCTGTCAGGCACGTGGAGTACGACGACATGATCCACGGGTTCGCCACGATGTTGTCGTCGCCTGACCTCGACCGCGCTCACGAGGCAATCGCGGACGTCGCTGGCGACCTCCGGCGCACGTTCGGCACCGCGTAA
- a CDS encoding electron transfer flavoprotein has protein sequence MYDFAVVGVGPAGARFARRAAERGYDVVAFESGELGKPLACSGHVSLDVWEYVPDSAREDLFQNAIRGARFHLGGADSEAYPFYKDTAISNAIDRVQLDRVLADAARDAGADVREHHTVTDVRESRESVELTVRGPDETFDVEAKMVAGSDGPRSRVRDALDLPEPGEFLHGALAFDPEPDHEDFVDVHLTVPEFFAWRIPRGEGGVEYGLAAAPGADVPTLFDELVADYGVDVEHRCSGLIPIGPADTVTSHRGFLVGDAAGQTKPFTGGGILYGMTAADCAAREIDPDRPSTLAGYERAWRDELERDIALGHLVRRGYSAPEPVQRAGMGLFEGEIGVHMDRPTSIFSAAQLRALLR, from the coding sequence ATGTACGACTTCGCGGTCGTCGGCGTCGGTCCCGCCGGAGCGAGGTTCGCGCGGCGGGCCGCCGAGCGGGGGTACGACGTGGTTGCCTTCGAGTCGGGCGAACTCGGGAAGCCCCTGGCCTGCTCCGGGCACGTCAGCCTCGACGTCTGGGAGTACGTCCCCGATAGTGCCCGCGAGGACCTCTTCCAGAACGCCATCCGGGGCGCGCGCTTCCACCTCGGCGGCGCGGACTCCGAGGCCTACCCGTTCTACAAGGACACCGCGATATCGAACGCCATCGACCGCGTGCAACTGGACAGGGTGCTCGCCGACGCCGCGCGGGACGCGGGCGCCGACGTGCGCGAGCACCACACCGTCACCGACGTGCGGGAGAGCCGCGAGTCGGTCGAACTCACCGTCCGGGGCCCCGATGAGACGTTCGACGTGGAGGCGAAGATGGTCGCGGGAAGCGACGGGCCGCGCTCGCGGGTGCGGGACGCGCTTGACCTCCCGGAACCCGGGGAGTTCCTCCACGGTGCGCTCGCCTTCGACCCCGAGCCGGACCACGAGGACTTCGTCGACGTCCACCTCACCGTCCCCGAGTTCTTCGCGTGGCGCATCCCCCGCGGCGAGGGCGGCGTCGAGTACGGCCTCGCGGCCGCGCCCGGCGCGGACGTCCCGACACTGTTCGACGAACTCGTCGCCGACTACGGCGTCGACGTCGAACACCGCTGCTCGGGCCTGATTCCCATCGGTCCAGCGGACACCGTCACCAGCCACCGCGGGTTCCTGGTCGGCGACGCCGCCGGCCAGACGAAGCCGTTCACGGGCGGCGGCATCCTCTACGGTATGACCGCCGCGGACTGCGCCGCCCGCGAAATCGACCCGGACCGACCGTCGACGCTGGCCGGCTACGAGCGGGCGTGGCGCGACGAACTCGAACGCGACATCGCGCTCGGCCACCTCGTCCGGCGGGGCTACTCCGCGCCCGAACCGGTCCAGCGCGCGGGGATGGGACTGTTCGAGGGCGAGATCGGCGTCCACATGGACCGGCCGACGAGCATCTTCTCGGCGGCACAGCTACGCGCGCTGCTGCGATAG
- a CDS encoding ribonuclease R, with translation MSNDAEAAPGTAEAQGPVEISPELDRQIANKREDLFEKFELHDEFPPEVMEEAEARTEGVQEEIQDEVEDRADMRRLPTWTTDPVDAQDFDDAISVMERDHEYVVWVHIADVTHYVHPESAMWDAAVDRGNTIYLPAYTVHMLPPVLAETVCSLVPQEDRLAHTVEMHLDKDDLSYRNIEIYKSVIHSNERLTYTETEDRLDEPDAPLHDEISLVYELADQMHEQRKEEGSLVLNPRRDRAHTIIEECMLKANKAVTHELMWDRGVEAVYRVHPQPSPDEWDDALREIQELDGVSIPGDSWDDPRKAVNATLEQAPERQLGKIQWAVMKVMPRAKYMNDPFGGHHALNFEIYGHFTSPIRRMSDLVNHWIVYQNDVPENLIELCDHASDKQKAGESAEREYRNFLEEVGLDPDAVNNRGIRVVEEDGDEN, from the coding sequence ATGTCAAACGACGCAGAGGCGGCGCCGGGCACCGCCGAAGCCCAGGGCCCCGTGGAGATCTCGCCCGAACTCGACCGCCAGATAGCGAACAAGCGCGAGGACCTCTTCGAGAAGTTCGAACTCCACGACGAGTTCCCGCCCGAGGTCATGGAGGAGGCCGAGGCTCGAACCGAGGGCGTCCAGGAGGAGATCCAGGACGAGGTCGAGGACCGCGCGGACATGCGACGGCTCCCCACGTGGACGACCGACCCCGTGGACGCCCAGGACTTCGACGACGCCATCAGCGTGATGGAGCGCGACCACGAGTACGTCGTCTGGGTCCACATCGCCGACGTCACCCACTACGTCCACCCCGAGTCGGCGATGTGGGACGCCGCCGTCGACCGCGGGAACACCATCTACCTCCCAGCCTATACGGTCCACATGCTCCCGCCGGTGCTCGCTGAGACGGTCTGCTCGCTGGTCCCCCAGGAGGACCGCCTCGCGCACACCGTCGAGATGCACCTCGACAAGGACGACCTCTCCTACCGGAACATCGAGATCTACAAGTCCGTCATCCACTCGAACGAGCGACTCACGTACACTGAGACCGAGGACCGCCTCGACGAACCGGACGCGCCGCTCCACGACGAGATATCGCTCGTCTACGAACTCGCCGACCAGATGCACGAGCAGCGCAAGGAGGAGGGGAGCCTCGTCCTCAACCCCCGCCGCGACCGAGCCCACACCATCATCGAGGAGTGCATGCTGAAAGCGAACAAGGCCGTCACGCACGAACTCATGTGGGACCGCGGCGTCGAGGCGGTCTACCGCGTCCACCCCCAGCCGTCGCCCGACGAGTGGGACGACGCCCTCCGCGAGATTCAGGAACTCGACGGCGTCTCCATCCCCGGGGACTCCTGGGACGACCCGCGGAAGGCGGTCAACGCCACCCTCGAACAGGCGCCCGAACGCCAGCTCGGGAAGATCCAGTGGGCGGTGATGAAGGTGATGCCCCGCGCGAAGTACATGAACGACCCGTTCGGCGGGCACCACGCGCTCAACTTCGAGATATACGGCCACTTCACCAGCCCCATCCGCCGGATGAGCGACCTCGTCAACCACTGGATCGTCTACCAGAACGACGTCCCCGAGAACCTCATCGAACTCTGCGACCACGCCAGCGACAAGCAGAAGGCCGGCGAGTCCGCCGAACGCGAGTACCGGAACTTCCTCGAGGAGGTCGGCCTCGATCCCGACGCGGTCAACAACCGCGGCATCAGGGTCGTCGAGGAGGACGGAGACGAGAACTGA
- a CDS encoding excinuclease ABC subunit A, with the protein MRDEYIEVRGAEEHNLKDLDVKLPRESFNVVTGLSGSGKSSLAFQTIYAEGQRRYIESLSAYARNFLGQMDKPQVESVEGLSPAISIDQKNAANNPRSTVGTVTELHDYLRLLYARVGIPHCPECGREVGEQSAQQMVRRILELPEGTKLKVLAPVVRDQKGAFEDRFDQFVAEGYSRVEVDGEEFDLAYDRPDLDENYDHTIDVVVDRVTVSDDARSRITDSVETALEEADGVLKVVVPDPSEDLELGGATARSTGDLADEAVDDRLVVEFSEALACTHCGIDISEIETRSFSFNSPHGACPECEGIGNTKEVSEDLVVVDPAKPLKDVFEAWSYNRSYYRTRLDAVAEHFGVSVRTPFEDLDEDVQDAFLYGTSEDVVFKRNTKNGVRRKEKRFEGVIPNLERRYVETDSDSTRDHIEKYMSVTTCPACDGTRLKPSSRAVLVQGTSITEVNRMSIGDALEHFEGMEAGMDERDTKIAEEILKEIRARLGFMSEVGLEYLTLDREASTLSGGESQRIRLATQIGAGLVGVLYVLDEPSIGLHQRDNDRLLNTLEELRDLGNTLVVVEHDEETMRRADNVVDMGPGPGRHGGEVVANGTVADLMESDESVTGDYLAGRKQIPVPEDRRGWEDSLTIEGARQHNLRDLDVDVPVGAFTAITGVSGSGKSTLMHDILYKGLAREMNDNTSVDPGEHDAIEGIENVEKVRLIDQSPIGRTPRSNPATYTGVFDYIREKFAQTKLAKQRGYEKGRFSFNVKGGRCEACGGQGTQKIEMNFLSDVHVPCEECGGDRYNDETLEVTFKGKTIADVLQMSVEEAHDFFEADSRLGRRLKLLMDVGLDYMRLGQPSTTLSGGEAQRVKLAEELGKKDSGDTLYLLDEPTTGLHSADERKLIEVLQRLTDRGNSVVVIEHELDLVKNADHIVDLGPEGGEHGGDVVATGTPEEVARNDDSHTGRYLRDKLTAIDLEGPRSDREKPAKDQEKAAPKADD; encoded by the coding sequence ATGAGAGACGAGTACATCGAGGTCCGCGGGGCCGAGGAACACAACCTCAAGGACCTCGACGTGAAGCTGCCACGGGAGTCGTTCAACGTGGTGACCGGCCTCTCCGGGTCGGGGAAATCGTCGCTCGCGTTCCAGACCATCTACGCCGAGGGCCAGCGCCGCTACATCGAGAGCCTGTCGGCGTACGCCCGGAACTTCCTCGGGCAGATGGACAAACCCCAGGTGGAGTCCGTCGAGGGACTCTCCCCAGCCATCTCCATCGACCAGAAGAACGCCGCGAACAACCCCCGCTCGACGGTCGGCACCGTCACCGAACTCCACGACTACCTCCGCCTGCTGTACGCCCGCGTCGGCATCCCACACTGCCCGGAGTGTGGCCGCGAGGTCGGCGAGCAGTCCGCCCAGCAGATGGTGCGGCGCATCCTCGAACTCCCCGAAGGGACGAAGCTGAAGGTGCTCGCGCCGGTCGTGCGCGACCAGAAGGGCGCCTTCGAGGACCGCTTCGACCAGTTCGTCGCCGAGGGCTACTCCCGCGTGGAGGTCGACGGCGAGGAGTTCGACCTCGCCTACGACCGACCGGACCTCGACGAGAACTACGACCACACCATCGACGTCGTCGTCGACCGCGTGACGGTCAGCGACGACGCCCGCTCGCGCATCACCGACAGCGTCGAGACCGCCCTCGAGGAGGCCGACGGCGTGCTGAAGGTCGTCGTCCCCGACCCGAGTGAGGACCTCGAACTCGGCGGCGCGACGGCGCGCTCGACGGGCGACCTCGCGGACGAGGCGGTCGACGACAGGCTGGTCGTGGAGTTCTCCGAGGCGCTCGCGTGCACGCACTGCGGCATCGACATCAGCGAGATCGAGACCCGGAGCTTCTCGTTCAACAGTCCCCACGGCGCCTGCCCGGAGTGCGAGGGCATCGGGAACACGAAGGAGGTCAGCGAGGACCTCGTCGTCGTCGACCCCGCCAAGCCGCTGAAGGACGTCTTCGAGGCGTGGAGTTACAACCGGTCGTACTACCGGACCCGGCTGGACGCCGTCGCCGAGCACTTCGGCGTCTCCGTGCGCACGCCGTTCGAGGACCTCGACGAGGACGTCCAGGACGCGTTCCTCTACGGCACCAGCGAGGACGTCGTGTTCAAGCGGAACACGAAGAACGGCGTCCGACGGAAGGAGAAGCGCTTCGAGGGCGTCATCCCGAACCTCGAGCGCCGCTACGTGGAGACGGATTCGGACTCCACCAGGGACCACATCGAGAAGTACATGTCCGTGACGACGTGTCCGGCCTGCGACGGGACGCGCCTGAAGCCGTCTTCACGGGCCGTGCTCGTCCAGGGCACCTCCATCACGGAAGTGAACCGGATGAGCATCGGCGACGCCCTCGAGCACTTCGAGGGGATGGAGGCGGGGATGGACGAGCGGGACACGAAGATCGCCGAGGAGATCCTCAAGGAGATCCGCGCCCGCCTCGGGTTCATGTCCGAGGTCGGCCTGGAGTACCTCACGCTCGACCGCGAGGCGTCGACGCTCTCGGGCGGCGAGAGCCAGCGCATCCGCCTCGCCACGCAGATCGGTGCGGGCCTCGTCGGCGTGCTATACGTCCTCGACGAACCGAGCATTGGCCTCCACCAGCGCGACAACGACCGCCTGCTGAACACCCTCGAGGAGCTCCGGGACCTCGGCAACACGCTCGTCGTCGTCGAGCACGACGAGGAGACGATGCGGCGCGCGGACAACGTCGTCGACATGGGACCGGGGCCGGGCCGCCACGGCGGCGAAGTCGTCGCCAACGGCACCGTCGCGGACCTGATGGAGAGCGATGAGTCGGTCACGGGCGACTACCTCGCGGGCCGCAAGCAGATTCCCGTCCCCGAGGACCGCCGCGGCTGGGAGGACAGCCTCACCATCGAGGGCGCCCGCCAGCACAACCTCCGGGACCTCGACGTAGATGTCCCGGTCGGCGCGTTCACCGCCATCACCGGCGTCTCCGGCAGCGGGAAGTCGACGCTGATGCACGACATCCTCTACAAGGGCCTCGCCCGCGAGATGAACGACAACACGAGCGTCGACCCCGGCGAGCACGACGCCATCGAGGGCATCGAGAACGTCGAGAAGGTACGGCTCATCGACCAGTCGCCAATCGGCCGCACGCCGCGCTCGAACCCCGCGACGTACACCGGCGTCTTCGACTACATCCGCGAGAAGTTCGCCCAGACGAAACTCGCCAAACAGCGCGGCTACGAGAAGGGACGGTTCTCGTTCAACGTGAAGGGCGGGCGCTGTGAGGCCTGCGGCGGGCAGGGCACCCAGAAGATCGAGATGAACTTCCTCTCGGACGTCCACGTCCCCTGCGAGGAGTGCGGCGGCGACCGCTACAACGACGAGACCCTCGAGGTGACGTTCAAGGGCAAGACCATCGCGGACGTCCTCCAGATGTCCGTCGAGGAGGCTCACGACTTCTTCGAGGCTGACTCACGGCTCGGCCGCCGGCTGAAGCTGCTGATGGACGTCGGCCTCGACTACATGCGCCTCGGCCAGCCCTCGACCACCCTCAGCGGCGGCGAGGCCCAGCGCGTCAAACTCGCAGAGGAGCTCGGCAAGAAGGACTCCGGCGACACGCTCTACCTGCTCGACGAACCGACGACCGGCCTCCACAGTGCCGACGAGCGGAAACTCATCGAGGTGCTCCAGCGCCTCACCGACCGCGGCAACAGCGTCGTCGTCATCGAGCACGAACTCGACCTCGTGAAGAACGCCGACCACATCGTCGACCTTGGCCCCGAGGGCGGCGAACACGGCGGGGACGTCGTCGCCACCGGCACCCCCGAGGAAGTCGCGCGCAACGACGACAGCCACACTGGCCGCTACCTCCGGGACAAACTCACGGCCATCGACCTGGAGGGCCCGCGTTCGGACCGCGAGAAACCCGCGAAGGACCAGGAGAAGGCTGCTCCGAAGGCGGACGACTAG